A genome region from Blautia coccoides includes the following:
- a CDS encoding ATP-binding protein, producing MLRTVTIDGPMFFMSLCEMVLIVSFMPEKQKRKSRLCFQLLLAAAIFITVNIINYFVVDSSNASTALQAPLCFTATLVCAVCGMGMNGKTAVYCTVWSYLLTEVTVQSVMPIIGGMRISSQIISIAVSYMLYMCAAVCMYCFVKKWLSVKLQYDHHYHVGRQKMLAVVLAAMAYTVLANYQFIFWLLGYEPESQSNMIAVFRLIAGVGCLIFLYMQNSIEKRQAAERELDMLQQLWYRQREQLRISQENIDLINRKCHDLKYQMAALRKLGEGREINAQLKEMEQAVMIYDSAMKTGNPVLDTVLTEKSLYCEANHINMTCMADGKKLDFVGKVDLYTMFGNALDNAIESVMHQTDVDKRVIQVSVFHEKRLVMIRVKNYCENKPVFKDGFPVSEKEEKGYHGFGLKSIRYTAEKYGGGVVCQAADHYFVLQILLPIPEGTG from the coding sequence ATGCTTAGGACAGTAACAATAGACGGCCCCATGTTCTTTATGTCACTGTGCGAAATGGTTTTGATCGTTTCATTTATGCCAGAGAAGCAGAAAAGAAAAAGCAGGCTGTGTTTTCAGCTTTTATTGGCAGCGGCCATATTTATTACAGTAAATATTATAAATTATTTCGTGGTAGATTCATCGAATGCATCAACAGCATTACAGGCACCACTCTGCTTTACTGCCACGCTGGTCTGTGCTGTCTGCGGAATGGGTATGAACGGAAAAACCGCAGTGTATTGTACGGTCTGGTCTTATCTGCTCACGGAGGTTACTGTGCAGAGTGTAATGCCGATTATAGGCGGGATGCGGATCAGCAGTCAGATCATATCCATTGCAGTGTCCTATATGCTGTATATGTGTGCTGCAGTGTGTATGTACTGTTTTGTTAAGAAATGGCTTTCTGTTAAGCTGCAGTATGATCACCATTATCATGTGGGACGCCAGAAGATGCTGGCTGTCGTTCTGGCAGCGATGGCATATACGGTCCTTGCCAATTACCAGTTTATTTTCTGGCTGCTTGGATACGAACCTGAAAGCCAGTCTAATATGATAGCCGTATTCAGGCTGATAGCCGGGGTGGGCTGTCTGATTTTCCTGTATATGCAAAATAGTATTGAAAAACGGCAGGCGGCAGAGCGGGAGCTGGATATGCTTCAGCAGCTCTGGTACCGTCAGCGGGAGCAGCTTCGTATATCACAGGAAAATATCGACCTCATTAACAGGAAGTGTCATGATTTAAAATATCAGATGGCGGCATTAAGAAAACTTGGTGAGGGAAGGGAAATAAATGCCCAGTTAAAGGAGATGGAACAGGCGGTAATGATCTACGATTCTGCAATGAAGACGGGAAATCCTGTTCTTGATACTGTTTTGACTGAAAAAAGCCTTTATTGCGAGGCAAACCATATAAATATGACATGTATGGCTGACGGAAAAAAATTGGATTTTGTGGGAAAAGTGGACTTGTATACCATGTTTGGCAATGCGCTGGATAACGCGATTGAAAGTGTTATGCATCAGACAGATGTGGATAAGCGGGTCATTCAGGTTTCCGTTTTCCATGAAAAGAGATTAGTTATGATCCGGGTGAAAAACTATTGTGAGAATAAGCCTGTCTTTAAAGATGGTTTTCCAGTCAGTGAGAAGGAGGAAAAAGGATATCATGGGTTCGGACTGAAGAGTATCCGTTATACCGCAGAAAAATATGGAGGAGGTGTTGTCTGCCAGGCGGCGGATCATTACTTTGTACTCCAGATTCTCCTGCCGATTCCGGAAGGAACCGGTTGA
- a CDS encoding alpha-galactosidase, with the protein MPITFNKEQNLFSISSRHTTYVIAITDETYLCHAYYGKRIGGADFRYLLREDEAPFVPSRNKREKNSFLDMAPMEYPETGMGDYRESAFCMRNMTGHRASELKYKEHRILEGKPELEGLPATFGTKEECTTLQIICEDMLTKVEVCLQYTIFEEEDALTRSVLVENKGTETVYLEKVLSACLDMADQKFEAVSLHGSWARERHIQRTPLSYGRFNAASFKGESSHQEHPFLALVTPDTTQTAGEVYAMNFVYSGNFIGQVEKNQFDSVRMTMGIHPEGFEWKLLPGESFTAPEVVLVYSDEGLGKMTRCFHDLYRSHLIRSPYVHKKRPVLINNWEATYFDFDEQKLIQIAKEASDLGIELLVMDDGWFGHRSSDDSSLGDWQVNEEKLKGGLSYLAEEVKKTGMKLGIWFEPEMISPDSDLFRTHPDWALQIPGREITQSRAQYVLDLSRQEIVDAVYHMISAILHEADISYVKWDMNRQLTTMGSKMLASDRQGELYHRYMLGVYQMQERLCREFPELLLENCSGGGARFDPGMLYYSPQIWCSDDTDAVERLMIQEGTSLIYPLSCMGAHVSVCPNHIVGRNTPFTTRGTVALSGTFGYELDITKASEEEKQEIKRQIELYHKIQPLISKGDYYRLQSYSENREEDSWMVVGKDKKNAVLFHVQVMAKPNVKSRFLKLQGLHPEWDYLVNDHVYTGAVLMYAGMKLPALQGDFGSMLVEIRAV; encoded by the coding sequence ATGCCGATTACTTTTAATAAAGAACAAAATTTATTTTCCATAAGCAGCAGGCACACAACTTATGTGATCGCCATCACGGACGAGACATATTTGTGTCACGCTTATTATGGAAAACGAATAGGAGGGGCGGATTTTCGTTATCTGCTGAGAGAAGACGAGGCACCTTTTGTCCCCAGCCGCAACAAGAGAGAGAAAAATTCCTTTTTAGATATGGCGCCCATGGAGTATCCGGAGACGGGAATGGGCGATTACCGGGAATCTGCTTTCTGTATGCGAAACATGACAGGACACCGGGCCAGTGAGCTGAAGTATAAGGAACATCGGATCCTGGAAGGAAAACCGGAGCTGGAAGGACTGCCGGCAACATTTGGCACAAAAGAGGAGTGTACTACGCTTCAGATCATTTGTGAAGATATGTTGACCAAGGTGGAAGTGTGTCTGCAATATACCATATTTGAGGAAGAAGATGCGCTTACCCGTTCAGTTTTGGTTGAAAATAAAGGAACGGAGACCGTGTATCTGGAGAAGGTCTTAAGTGCCTGTCTGGATATGGCGGATCAGAAATTCGAGGCAGTCAGCCTGCACGGTTCCTGGGCGAGAGAAAGGCATATCCAAAGGACCCCTCTCTCCTACGGAAGATTCAATGCAGCATCCTTCAAAGGGGAATCCAGTCATCAGGAGCATCCGTTTCTGGCGCTGGTAACACCGGATACAACGCAGACGGCCGGGGAAGTCTATGCCATGAATTTTGTCTATTCCGGTAATTTTATCGGACAGGTGGAAAAAAATCAGTTTGACAGCGTGCGTATGACCATGGGAATCCACCCAGAAGGTTTTGAATGGAAGCTTCTTCCGGGAGAGTCTTTTACAGCTCCCGAGGTGGTCCTGGTCTATTCGGATGAAGGTTTGGGTAAGATGACCAGGTGTTTCCACGATTTATATAGATCACATCTGATCAGAAGTCCATATGTGCATAAAAAGAGACCGGTTTTGATCAATAACTGGGAGGCCACATACTTTGATTTTGATGAGCAGAAATTGATCCAAATTGCCAAAGAGGCTTCTGATCTTGGAATTGAGCTGCTTGTTATGGATGACGGATGGTTTGGCCACAGGAGCAGTGACGACAGCTCTCTTGGAGACTGGCAGGTGAATGAAGAGAAGCTAAAAGGCGGTCTTTCCTATCTTGCAGAAGAAGTAAAAAAGACAGGTATGAAGCTTGGCATCTGGTTTGAACCTGAGATGATCTCTCCGGATTCAGATCTGTTTCGGACCCATCCGGACTGGGCACTCCAGATACCCGGGCGGGAGATCACACAGAGCCGGGCACAATATGTCCTGGATCTTTCCCGTCAGGAAATTGTGGATGCGGTATATCATATGATATCCGCCATTTTACACGAGGCAGATATCTCCTATGTAAAATGGGATATGAACCGGCAGCTTACCACCATGGGAAGTAAAATGCTTGCATCAGATCGCCAGGGAGAACTGTATCACCGGTACATGCTGGGTGTCTATCAGATGCAGGAACGTCTGTGCCGGGAATTTCCGGAGCTGCTTCTGGAGAACTGCTCAGGGGGAGGCGCAAGATTTGATCCGGGAATGCTGTACTATAGTCCTCAGATCTGGTGTTCTGACGATACCGATGCGGTGGAACGTCTTATGATCCAGGAAGGTACCTCATTGATCTATCCCTTATCCTGTATGGGTGCCCATGTCAGCGTGTGTCCCAATCATATTGTGGGAAGAAATACACCATTCACTACAAGGGGAACCGTAGCGCTGTCAGGGACTTTTGGGTATGAACTGGATATTACAAAAGCTTCGGAGGAAGAAAAACAGGAAATAAAAAGGCAGATAGAATTATATCATAAGATTCAGCCATTGATTTCAAAAGGGGACTATTACAGGCTGCAGTCATATTCTGAAAACCGGGAGGAAGACAGTTGGATGGTGGTCGGTAAAGATAAGAAAAATGCGGTGCTGTTTCATGTACAAGTCATGGCAAAACCCAATGTGAAGAGCAGATTCCTCAAATTACAGGGACTTCATCCTGAATGGGATTATCTTGTGAATGACCACGTATATACCGGTGCAGTGCTTATGTATGCCGGTATGAAACTTCCGGCGCTGCAGGGGGATTTTGGAAGTATGCTTGTGGAAATTCGGGCGGTTTGA
- a CDS encoding LytR/AlgR family response regulator transcription factor has protein sequence MIRIAVVEDDEDYIAVIKKYIVRYMKEKGDTISVDVFQDGNQIVFDYQPVYDIILMDIEMPKMDGISAAEKIRELDKDVIIIFITNMAQYALKGYQVRARSYILKPVNYYSLALELQEAIAMISRKVDDTILLKDDDVLKKISVNDIYYLESQQHYIIVHTKTGNIRIRESMKNMERRLEKSYFQRCNVSYLVNLAHVSSIDRDIVVVGGERIPMSRQKSKSFVSALTDYIGGNINA, from the coding sequence ATGATCAGGATAGCAGTTGTGGAAGATGACGAAGACTATATTGCTGTGATCAAAAAGTACATCGTGAGATATATGAAGGAAAAAGGCGATACCATCAGTGTTGACGTTTTTCAGGATGGAAACCAGATCGTCTTTGACTATCAGCCGGTTTACGATATCATTCTGATGGATATTGAAATGCCGAAGATGGACGGGATTTCGGCAGCGGAGAAGATCAGGGAATTGGACAAGGATGTTATTATTATTTTTATTACCAACATGGCGCAGTATGCCCTGAAAGGATATCAGGTCCGGGCGCGCTCTTACATTCTGAAGCCGGTTAATTATTACAGTCTGGCTCTGGAGCTGCAGGAAGCGATTGCCATGATTTCCAGGAAGGTCGATGATACGATACTCCTAAAGGATGATGATGTTCTGAAAAAGATCAGTGTAAACGATATTTATTACCTGGAGAGTCAGCAGCATTATATCATTGTTCATACCAAAACCGGAAATATAAGGATACGAGAAAGCATGAAAAACATGGAGCGGAGACTTGAAAAGTCATATTTTCAGCGCTGTAATGTAAGCTATCTTGTCAATCTTGCGCATGTTTCATCAATTGACAGAGATATCGTAGTGGTTGGCGGGGAACGGATTCCAATGAGCAGACAAAAAAGTAAGAGTTTTGTATCTGCACTTACGGACTACATTGGAGGTAATATAAATGCTTAG
- a CDS encoding type I phosphomannose isomerase catalytic subunit: MSILKLKPSCKDYVWGGHRLAEEYGKENNGEKLAETWELSCHPDGPSYISNGKYAGRTLQEYIDGEGKEVLGTNCRRFGEFPILTKFIDAKENLSIQVHPDNRYALKNEGQYGKTEMWYVMDAKEHAILYYGFKKEVSKEEFARRIEEDTLLEVLNAVPVQKGDVLFIESGTIHAIGKDILIAEIQQNSNVTYRVYDYGRVGADGRKRDLHIEKALAVTKRVPIIREKKSYPHIADCDYFTVDKLNLDGNVMRKLEGNVGEASFASILMLDGEGSISDQEETLSFQKGDSIFLPAGCGTYTVEGTCDALITTIREAALGNEAKVIRSACL; encoded by the coding sequence ATGAGTATTTTAAAGCTGAAACCAAGCTGTAAGGATTATGTCTGGGGCGGACACCGCCTGGCAGAAGAATATGGAAAAGAAAATAACGGGGAGAAATTGGCTGAAACATGGGAATTGTCCTGCCATCCGGATGGACCTTCCTACATATCAAACGGAAAATATGCGGGGAGAACCCTGCAGGAATATATTGACGGAGAGGGAAAAGAAGTTCTGGGAACAAACTGCAGAAGATTTGGGGAGTTTCCCATTTTGACAAAATTTATAGACGCTAAAGAGAATCTTTCCATCCAGGTGCACCCGGATAACCGTTATGCGCTGAAAAATGAAGGACAATATGGAAAGACAGAGATGTGGTATGTCATGGATGCCAAAGAACATGCAATCCTTTATTATGGATTCAAAAAGGAAGTCAGTAAGGAAGAATTTGCCAGGCGCATTGAGGAGGATACCCTTTTGGAAGTCCTGAACGCTGTCCCGGTTCAAAAGGGCGATGTATTGTTCATTGAATCAGGCACTATCCACGCCATCGGAAAGGACATTCTCATCGCCGAGATCCAGCAGAACTCCAATGTGACCTACCGCGTATATGACTATGGAAGAGTTGGGGCGGACGGCAGAAAGCGGGATCTGCATATTGAGAAAGCTCTTGCGGTTACGAAAAGAGTGCCGATCATAAGAGAGAAAAAGAGTTATCCGCACATTGCGGACTGCGATTACTTCACCGTGGATAAATTAAATCTGGACGGAAATGTTATGCGAAAACTGGAGGGAAATGTGGGGGAAGCGTCCTTTGCAAGTATCCTGATGCTGGATGGGGAAGGTAGTATCTCTGACCAGGAGGAAACGCTGTCCTTCCAAAAAGGAGATAGTATCTTTTTACCGGCAGGGTGTGGGACTTATACGGTGGAAGGTACCTGTGATGCTCTGATCACGACCATTCGGGAAGCCGCACTTGGAAATGAGGCGAAAGTGATCAGGTCAGCCTGCCTGTAA